In the genome of Devosia rhizoryzae, the window AGGCCTGACCCGACAGCGGTGCGGAACGAGAAGGCGTCGGGCGGCATGAGGCGTTCGGCGCTCCGACGATCGAGCCAGACCGCGGCAGCGAGGACGACGGCTGCAGCAACGAGGAGCGCCAGCGCTTGGGCGGCTGGCGCGACAGCGGCGAGGGCGACCAGCATGGTGCCGCCGCCGATAGCCAGGAGGCGAAGGCCGGGGAAGCCGTGCTCATCCACGGGCTTGTCGCCGCGCGGGACGACGGCCAGTACCATGGCGCAAAAGATCAGGACGAGCGGCACGTTGATGAGGAAGGCGGCGCGCCAGGAGATGAGTTCGGTCAGCGCCCCGGCGCCGGCAGGCCCGCCAAAAGCGGCGACCGCCCAGACCACCGCCTGCATGCCGAAGACCTTGGGAACAAGGCGGCTGGGGAAGAGTTCGGGGATCAAGGCGAAGCAGAGGGCTGCGACGACGCCCTCCCCCAGGCCCTGGATGGCGCGTCCGGCTAGAACCTGGGTCATGTCGCCGGCGACGGCAGCGATCAGGGTGCCGGCGAGGAACATGCCGGCCATGCTCAGCAGCGACCAGCGCGAGCCCAACCGGCGTTTCAACATGGCGGCGGCCGCACCGCCGACAATGGCGAAGACGAGATAGAGCGTCGTTGCCCAGGAGATCACCTCGACGCCACCAAGTTCCTGCACGGCGGAAGGGAGAGCGGTCGAGGACAAAAACGCGTTGAAGGCAAAGAGCGAGACGCCGAGGCAAAGGATCAGCGTCACCGGCAGATAGCGCGGGCCAAAGATTTCGGCCCAGCGGCCTTCGACGGTTTCGGTCATGGCGGTCTCGGAAGGTGATCATTGGCTGAGTATTTTAGTGCGGCAGCTTTGGGAAGCGCTTTGCTCTACCAGTTGCCCGATCGGCGCACAGTTACACCCTTGTGCTCCCTTGCCCACCCGGCGCCACTGCCCTAGATTTGCGGTCGCAGGCTTGGCCTGCAATGTTCTCAGGGCGGGGTGCAATTCCCCACCGGCGGTAAGGCAGCGATGCCAAGCCCGCGAGCGCCCTCGGGTCAGTCCCGAGGGGTCAGCAGATCCGGTGTGATTCCGGAGCCGACGGTATAGTCCGGATGAAAGAGAACGGGATCAAGCGCCTTGCCGGGCGCGCGTGGCCTATTGGCGGCGCCATTCCGGCTCGTCGTCTCCCGTAACCCTGAGGAAACTGGTTACGGAAAGGACGACTATGAACCAGATTTCCTCTACCTACCGCAGCCACGCCACTTCGGGCGCGCTGTTCATGCTGGTCGCGAGCCTAGCGTTTGCCGGCAGCAATACCTTGCAAGCCGTGCTGCCCACGCCGGCCGAATATGGCGGCTTCGGCATGAGCTCGACAGGCATGGCCTTCTGGCAGTACTTGATCGCCTCGGTGCTTGCACTGCCCCTGATCCTGAGGATCGGTCTTGGCAATCTGCGCACGCGACACCCGCTCGCCCATGAGTTGCGTGCCTTTGCTTCGGCGCTGGGCGTGCATGTGTTTGTTTATGGCTACGCTTCAGGCGTGCCGATCTGGCAGATGGTGACGCTGCTGGCGACGGGTCCGCTGTTTATCATCATCGGCTCGACGCTGTTCCTGGGCGAGCGTGCTTCGCCGGCACGTATCGCCGCGGCGATGACGGGTTTTGCTGGGGCGATCATCGTTTCCGGCATCGGTGCGGAAGGGCTGGGCTGGCAGGCGCTGGTGCCGATCGTGGCGGCGGCGCTGTGGGCGGTGACCGACGTCTTGACCAAGTACCTGGTGATGCGCGGCGAGCGCCCCGAGACGCTGACCATTTCCCTTCTCGTACTGATGACGCCGAACCATCTCGCGATCCTGCTGCTGGTGAACGCCCTGGGTGGCATCTTGCCTGCGGGGATGGCGACTGGTTTTCCGTTTGCTCTTCCGAGCGGAGACGGGCTCTGGCTGCTGTTGCTGCTGGGCGCGCTGACCGCGGCAGCGCAGTACTTGCTGGCCTTTGCCTACAAGGTGGCCGATGCGGTCTACTTGCAGCCTTTCGGCGATATAAAAGTGCCGCTCAGCGGCCTGATTGGCTGGGTGGCCCTGGGTCAGGTGCCGTCGGCCTGGTTCTGGCCCGGCGCCCTGCTGATCGTGGGTGCTTCGGCCTTTATCTATTGGGTCGAGCATGGCCAGCACCGTCGCGGAAGGATGATGCCGGCCTAAAATCTTCGAATCCCGGCAAGGCTTTGTGCTAGAGCCTTGCCACATAGATTCAAGCACAGGACCCCGCCATGGCGCTCAAGGAAAACGACCTCAAGTGGTTCAAACCGATGTGGCGGCGCGTGGCCGTCGCGGTGTTCTTGACGCTGTGGCTGGGTTGGGAACTGCTTTTCACGCAGGACATGTTCTGGGCGCTGCTGGTGGGCGCGGCGCTCGCCTATGTGGCGTGGAATTTCTTTTATGCTTATCCGCGGGATACGGAAGTGGTGGAGCCGGTGGCACCACCGGTGGAGCATAGCGAAACCCGTGATGACGACGGGCGGCCTTAGCTTTTGCCCCGCCTACTTCAAAAAACTCGATGTCATCCCCGCGGAGGCGGGGATCCATCCTGAGATCTCGGGATGGGCCCCGGGTCAAGCCCGGGGTGACAGCCGGTGGGTGTGGAAACTGTGTGACAACTTCGCCCCCGTGATAGCCGGAGGTTGGGTGGGCGTGCCAAGTCTTTAATGCTCTCGCGCGCGCTCCAGGAGCCGCTTGCACTCCAGCAGTTCGCGCAGCACTTCGGAGAGCTTTTCGCGGGACTCGGCGTCGAGCGCCGGGCTGGCGAGCATTTCGGCTTCTTCGAGTTCAGCCTCGTCTCCGGCTTCTTCGGCCTGTTCGATCAGCGGCAGGATTTCGTCCAGCGGCTTGCCCTCGCCCACGGCAATGACATAGCGCGGCCCCTGATCCTTGAGGATCTTCTGGACGCCCTTGATGGTGAAGCCCTGATCGTAAAGGAGGTGGCGAATGCCGCGCAGCAGCAGCACGTCTTCCGGCCGGTAATAGCGGCGCCCGCCGCCGCGTTTCAGCGGCTTGATGGTGGCGAAGCGTGTTTCCCAGAATCGGAGGACGTGCTGGGGAAGATCGAGTTCCTCAGCGGCTTCAGATATGGTGCGAAACGCGTCTGGCGACTTGTCCAAACCGCCGGTCTCCCCCTGCCAGAGCAGAGTGC includes:
- a CDS encoding MFS transporter, coding for MTETVEGRWAEIFGPRYLPVTLILCLGVSLFAFNAFLSSTALPSAVQELGGVEVISWATTLYLVFAIVGGAAAAMLKRRLGSRWSLLSMAGMFLAGTLIAAVAGDMTQVLAGRAIQGLGEGVVAALCFALIPELFPSRLVPKVFGMQAVVWAVAAFGGPAGAGALTELISWRAAFLINVPLVLIFCAMVLAVVPRGDKPVDEHGFPGLRLLAIGGGTMLVALAAVAPAAQALALLVAAAVVLAAAVWLDRRSAERLMPPDAFSFRTAVGSGLWMFLLMPIAGATTGVYLVLILQQVWNYGPTHAAIVGAVMAIGWSLSSVTVANVRKRSTRRILIRTGPVLLAFGLISVLTGLQLAQPVVLIVGQLLIGMGFGISNGYIMLTIMESSSDAERDRTSALLPTTQSAGNALGAALAGVAANAAGYATATTQQSMLAAIVPLFAVGIGFAILCFLAALRLVHLSKTATIATFAEE
- a CDS encoding DMT family transporter; its protein translation is MNQISSTYRSHATSGALFMLVASLAFAGSNTLQAVLPTPAEYGGFGMSSTGMAFWQYLIASVLALPLILRIGLGNLRTRHPLAHELRAFASALGVHVFVYGYASGVPIWQMVTLLATGPLFIIIGSTLFLGERASPARIAAAMTGFAGAIIVSGIGAEGLGWQALVPIVAAALWAVTDVLTKYLVMRGERPETLTISLLVLMTPNHLAILLLVNALGGILPAGMATGFPFALPSGDGLWLLLLLGALTAAAQYLLAFAYKVADAVYLQPFGDIKVPLSGLIGWVALGQVPSAWFWPGALLIVGASAFIYWVEHGQHRRGRMMPA
- a CDS encoding MerR family transcriptional regulator, whose product is MDKSPDAFRTISEAAEELDLPQHVLRFWETRFATIKPLKRGGGRRYYRPEDVLLLRGIRHLLYDQGFTIKGVQKILKDQGPRYVIAVGEGKPLDEILPLIEQAEEAGDEAELEEAEMLASPALDAESREKLSEVLRELLECKRLLERAREH